A part of Populus alba chromosome 8, ASM523922v2, whole genome shotgun sequence genomic DNA contains:
- the LOC118039900 gene encoding glycosyltransferase BC10 produces the protein MKGQKQNLPTTFTKLFNAQLQLINVLSFLFLFGCGLVTGVVLSSYLKNASFNLHVTQFSVSTTTTTTVPLATLPTFKLPRVGLKEHLEVPDVKHDMDEKELLWRASMTPRIREYPFDRVPKVAFMFLTKGPVLMAPLWERFFQGHEGLYSIYVHSSPSYNESEPESPVFHGRRIPSKDVQWGNTNIIEAERRLLANALLDISNQRFVLLSESCIPIFNFSTVYTYLMNSTKNHVDSYVLDGPVGNGRYNPRMRPVIKIEQWRKGSQWFEMDRDLAIEVVSDQEYFPVFQKYCKRQCYADEHYLPTFVSMKHSERNSKRSLTWVDWSRGGAHPAKFLRREVTVEFLERMRSGSKCVYNGNSTNTCFLFARKFLPSALERLLRFAPKVMHFNS, from the exons ATGAAGGGTCAAAAACAGAATTTGCCCACTACATTTACGAAGCTATTCAATGCCCAGTTGCAACTCATCAAtgtcctttcttttttatttttatttggctgCGGTCTTGTCACTGGGGTCGTTCTTAGTTCCTATCTCAAAAACGCATCCTTCAATCTACATGTCACCCAATTCTCTGTTTctaccacaaccacaacaactgTTCCATTGGCAACATTACCAACATTTAAGTTGCCTCGCGTAGGCTTGAAAGAACATTTGGAAGTGCCTGATGTTAAGCATGATATGGATGAAAAGGAATTGCTATGGAGAGCTTCAATGACTCCAAGGATTCGCGAATATCCATTCGATAGAGTTCCTAAGGttgcttttatgtttttgacAAAAGGTCCAGTTTTGATGGCTCCACTGTGGGAGAGATTCTTCCAGGGGCATGAGGGGTTGTACTCAATTTATGTGCACTCAAGTCCATCTTACAATGAATCAGAACCAGAAAGTCCTGTCTTTCATGGCAGAAGAATTCCCAGTAAG GATGTTCAATGGGGGAATACCAACATAATTGAAGCTGAAAGACGACTATTAGCCAATGCACTCCTTGACATTTCTAACCAACGTTTTGTTCTCCTCTCAGAATCATGCATTCCAATCTTCAACTTCTCCACGGTCTACACTTACCTAATGAACTCAACCAAAAATCATGTGGATTCCTATGTTTTAGACGGTCCAGTAGGTAATGGCCGATACAATCCCCGTATGAGACCTGTGATCAAAATTGAACAATGGAGAAAGGGCTCACAATGGTTCGAAATGGATCGAGACCTTGCCATTGAAGTTGTCTCGGACCAAGAGTACTTTCCCGTGTTCCAAAAGTACTGCAAGCGACAATGTTACGCTGATGAACACTATTTACCAACATTTGTGAGTATGAAGCACTCGGAGAGGAACTCAAAGAGGAGTTTGACTTGGGTTGATTGGTCGAGGGGTGGAGCTCATCCTGCTAAGTTCTTAAGAAGAGAGGTTACCGTTGAGTTCCTGGAAAGGATGAGGAGCGGCAGCAAATGCGTGTATAATGGGAATAGCACCAACACTTGTTTCTTGTTTGCAAGGAAATTCTTGCCTTCTGCTCTAGAACGGCTGTTAAGGTTTGCTCCCAAAGTCATGCACTTCAACTCATAG
- the LOC118039898 gene encoding probable protein phosphatase 2C 15 — translation MASGEGRRRRDNLVPLAALISREMRIEKMEKPTVKYGHAAQSRKGEDHFLIKMDCQRVPGNSSSTFSVFAIFDGHNGNAAAIYTRENLLNHILGAMPRGLGREEWIQALPRALVAGFVKTDKEFQSRGETSGTTATFVIVDRWTVTVASVGDSRCILDAQGGAVSSLTVDHRLEENVEERKRVTASGGEVGRLSIVGGVEVGPLRCWPGGLCLSRSIGDMDVGEFIVPVPYVKQVKLSNAGGRLIVASDGIWDALSSEMAAKSCRGLPAELAAKQVVKEALRTRGLKDDTTCIVVDIIPPDNSIQPPTPPKKHNKLRALLFRKKCHDSSSKLSKKLSAIGTVEELFEEGSAMLAERLGNDDSTSQSTSGLFTCVVCQIDLAPSEGISVHAGSIFSTSSKPWQGPFLCADCRNKKDAMEGKRPSGVKVA, via the exons ATGGCCTCGGGAGAAGGTAGGCGTCGACGTGATAATCTTGTGCCTCTTGCTGCTTTGATCAGCAGAGAAATGAGGATTGAAAAGATGGAGAAGCCAACTGTCAAATATGGTCATGCAGCCCAATCTAGGAAAGGGGAGGATCATTTCCTTATTAAGATGGATTGTCAGCGGGTACCTGGGAATTCGTCATCAACATTTTCTGTATTTGCG ATCTTCGATGGGCACAATGGAAATGCTGCAGCAATTTATACGAGAGAGAATTTGTTGAATCATATTTTGGGCGCTATGCCTCGTGGTCTTGGACGTGAGGAGTGGATTCAAGCTTTACCTCGTGCTTTAGTTGCCGGATTTGTGAAGACTGATAAGGAGTTTCAGAGCAGAG GAGAAACTTCGGGTACTACAGCAACATTTGTAATAGTTGATAGATGGACTGTTACTGTTGCTTCTGTTGGAGACTCACGTTGTATTTTAGATGCTCAGGGTGGTGCCGTTTCCTCCTTGACTGTTGATCACAGACTTGAAGAGAATGTGGAGGA GAGGAAAAGGGTGACTGCAAGTGGTGGGGAAGTTGGAAGGCTTAGCATTGTTGGTGGTGTTGAG GTTGGTCCTCTTCGCTGTTGGCCTGGAGGTTTATGCCTTTCTAGGTCAATTGGAGACATGGATGTTGGAGAGTTTATAGTTCCTGTTCCATATGTCAAGCAAGTGAAA CTGTCAAATGCAGGTGGGAGGCTTATAGTTGCTTCTGATGGCATATGGGATGCCTTGTCCTCAGAAATGGCAGCAAAATCTTGCCGTGGGTTACCAGCTGAACTTGCTGCCAAACAAGTTGTAAAg GAAGCTTTAAGGACACGGGGACTAAAGGATGATACAACCTGCATAGTTGTTGACATAATTCCTCCTGACAATTCAATTCAGCCTCCAACTCCTCCCAAGAAACATAACAAGCTAAGAGCCTTGTTGTTTAGGAAGAAGTGCCATGATTCTTCCAGTAAGCTATCAAAGAAGCTTTCTGCCATAGGTACAGTCGAAGAACTGTTTGAAGAAGGCTCGGCTATGCTTGCTGAAAG ATTAGGGAATGATGACTCCACATCGCAATCTACATCTGGTCTTTTTACATGTGTTGTCTGTCAAATTGACCTTGCTCCAAGCGAGGGCATCTCTGTTCATGCTGGTTCTATCTTCTCCACCAGCTCAAAGCCTTGGCAAGGGCCTTTCCTTTGTGCTGATTGCCGTAATAAGAAGGATGCCATGGAAGGAAAACGCCCAAGTGGAGTCAAAGTGGCCTAA
- the LOC118039897 gene encoding nicotinamide adenine dinucleotide transporter 1, chloroplastic: MTGGGEASHKRSPRELVCHAGAGASAGAIAATFMCPLDVIKTRLQVHGLPPNSVQGGSIIISSLKHIVKTEGFKGLYRGLSPTIMALLPNWAVYFTVYEQLKGILSDVDGDSQLSVSANMVAAAGAGAATATATNPLWVVKTRLQTQGMRPDLVPYKNVLSALRRITQEEGMRGLYSGILPSLAGISHVAIQFPAYENIKFYMAKRGNTTVDNLSHADVAIASSVAKIFASVLTYPHEVVRSRLQEQGRLRNSEVHYAGVVDCIKKVSRKEGFRGFYRGCATNLMRTTPSAVITFTSYEMILKFFERVLPSDKKPSRARTKSHDHAKPQQGSRGNVNSGKDTVSGQSQTQTNKTPSIPMGNKEQLPAGH, encoded by the exons atgaccGGAGGTGGGGAAGCGTCCCATAAGCGAAGCCCAAGGGAGCTAGTGTGTCATGCTGGTGCTGGTGCCTCCGCAG GTGCTATTGCAGCCACGTTTATGTGCCCATTGGATGTGATCAAGACGAGGCTACAAGTCCATGGCTTGCCCCCCAATTCAGTTCAAGGAG GTAGTATCATCATCTCAAGTCTAAAGCACATTGTTAAAACTGAAGGTTTTAAGGGATTGTATCGTGGGCTCTCTCCAACAATAATGGCACTTCTTCCGAATTGGGCT GTGTATTTCACAGTTTATGAGCAACTCAAAGGCATCCTTTCAGATG TGGATGGAGATAGCCAACTCTCAGTTAGTGCAAACATGGTAGCTGCTGCAGGTGCTGGGGCTGCCACAGCCACCGCAACAAATCCTTTGTGGGTTGTGAAAACCAGACTCCAA ACTCAAGGAATGAGGCCAGATCTGGTTCCTTACAAAAATGTTCTTTCTGCTCTGAGGCGGATTACACAAGAGGAAGGCATGCGAGGGTTATATAG CGGCATTCTGCCTTCTTTGGCCGGGATAAGTCATGTTGCAATTCAATTTCCAGCATACGAAAATATCAAGTTTTACATGGCAAAGAGGG GTAATACAACTGTTGATAATTTGAGTCATGCGGATGTGGCAATTGCCTCATCAGTAGCCAAAATATTTGCCTCTGTGCTGACTTATCCTCATGAG GTGGTGCGTTCAAGGCTTCAAGAGCAAGGGCGTCTCAGAAATTCTGAGGTCCATTATGCCGGTGTCGTTGATTGCATTAAGAAGGTGTCCCGCAAGGAAGGCTTTCGTGGGTTTTACCGTGGCTGTGCAACTAACTTAATGAGAACGACTCCATCTGCTGTGATTACGTTTACCAGTTACGAGATGATACTCAAGTTCTTTGAGCGAGTTCTGCCTTCAGACAAGAAGCCTTCACGTGCCCGGACCAAATCCCATGACCATGCCAAACCTCAACAGGGAAGCAGAGGAAATGTTAATAGTGGCAAGGACACTGTTTCAGGGCAATCACAAACCCAAACAAATAAGACCCCCTCCATTCCTATGGGAAACAAAGAGCAGCTACCTGCAGGGCACTGA